The Nicotiana tomentosiformis chromosome 2, ASM39032v3, whole genome shotgun sequence genome includes the window CTTCTTTCCTCTACCTTCTGGGCTCCATGAAATGATGGTTGAGAACTTTTTATTCTTCTAGTACTTATAAGACAAGTAGGACATCGAGTTAACCTCAAGAAAATTTTAAGAGTCACTGATTCTAGAACTCAAAATCTAAATTTAGCAGTACACATGCTTCAAAAGTCCAAAGTTATGCCTTACAGAAGGAAATTCCCCGAGGTTGTAGGTCATGGCAATTTTCAGCTTCAATTCATTTGCAACTTATATCGTTCTCACTCAATTTTTACATCCTTTTTTCTTCTCTCTCTTGCTTGCATACTTGTTGTTTGGACTTATTCATGGTATGGGTACAATAGAATAAACGAAGTTTCTCATGCTTTGAAATTTTTATGTAACAAACTCACTGAATGATGAAAAATATTCAGGTGTACTGCAGTTGAGAAACAATGTCACGAAGGTATGACAGCCGTACAACAATCTTCTCCCCCGAAGGTCGTCTCTATCAGGTTGAGTATGCCATGGAGGCTATTGGAAACGCAGGTAGTGCTATAGGCATCTTGTCCAAGGATGGGGTGGTTCTGGTGGGTGAAAAGAAAGTAACATCTAAGCTGCTTCAGACCTCAACATCAAGTGAGAAGATGTACAAGATTGATGATCATGTGGCGTGTGCCGTAGCTGGAATTATGTCTGATGCCAACATATTGATCAACACGGCCAGGGTCCAGGCTCAGCGCTATACGTTCGCTTATCAAGAACCCATGCCAGTTGAACAACTTGTTCAGTCACTATGTGACACCAAGCAAGGTTACACACAGTTTGGTGGACTTCGCCCTTTTGGTGTTTCATTTCTCTTTGCAGGTTGGGATAAAAATTACGGCTTCCAACTCTACATGAGCGACCCAAGTGGAAATTATGGTGGTTGGAAAGCTGCAGCAATCGGAGCAAACAACCAGGCTGCTCAGTCAATACTTAAGCAGGATTACAAGGATGATATCACAAGGGAAGAGGCCGTTCAACTCGCGCTTAAAGTGCTTAGTAAGACGATGGACAGCACTAGTCTCACTTCAGAGAAACTTGAACTTGCTGAGGTATTTCTCTCTAATGGGAAAGTCAAGTATCAAGCATGCTCACCTGAAACTCTGAATGCAATGTTGGTGCGGTCTGGACTGACCCAACCTGCCGCAGAAGAATAGTAGAAGAATGTCTTTTGGTCGGGATTTGGCATTCATGACTCTCTACACCATCCGAATATATGTTGTACTAAAATTTAAGTGATGGATTTGTTTCTTATTACGACTGCATATTTATGTTGAATTAGGGGCGTTCTATCCGTTGGTTTGGTACGGTTTTAAGTTCAGTATGGTTTGGTTTTTTATTTCCGATTTCTGTTAGTGCAGTTCGGTAATTTTGTTATTACTCTTTAAAGCTATATTCTATCCATCAAACTTGAGatcataataaaagaaaaaagctAAATTAGagaacaaattaaaccaaaacgGTAATGATGTTTCGTTCTAAAACAATGTCATGAGCTGCTAATTTTAAAAGAATATGTTAGCGGCTATTCATCAAATTAAATTTAGGGTAACAAATTTCACTTATCATGTTTATTATTAAGGAATTCAAATAATAACTAAACGGTCTGGGCAAATTCTTTGATTAGGACTAAAGAACTCATAAATAGAAAAGTCTTGGGTTTAAACTTATTAGTGGCGAGAGAGAGAGAGCGTGTGTTACCAAAGGTGTAGCAGCCCCAAGTGGATCAACttattttttcacttcaaaatatGTTTGAGTTATTCAAATGTGTGAAATTATTAATATTCTATTTAATAgtgaaaaatgagtttatttcatAGAAAAAGCATGTACAAAGATGCTTTTACTTAAAAATGGACCTGAACTATTCAAATGTATGAATTGTTTCTGATATTATACTTAATGATAAATATCGAAGTTACTCTCTGCTTAATCATGACAGTAAGGAATAAGAGAAAAATTGCCATATTAAATGAGAAAAATAATATGTATATGAATTGATAAACTAATAAAAATAGTAATTAATCTATTATCATAAGTTAAAACTACATTAATACGGTAAAAAACCCATATAGTTTTAGTTTGTATAACTTAAAACCTACCAAATCCCGTCGAATCAACCAAACCTTTTTTTCTTCTCCTTGTTATATAGCCTGACAAGATTTTCTATTTTCTCTTGTCAAAGAGGTTTCATGGGGACGTAATTGCAATTAAGACTCTAATTATTTTGATCATTCGATCACCTTCTTCTTTGGTTAATAATACTCTCTTCCAATATTATGACTATTTCCCCCCTCATTTTTGGATGTATTCCAAAATACGTGATATTCTTTTAACTCTTTATAATTTTCATAACTCTTAATATTATACATAATAGTAAATCTTTCTGTAATATTTATATATCAAATTAGAACAGCTTGTTGACAAATACCATTATCTAAGGTGTTAATTTCGAATGATCAATTGACTTTATCCACTATAAAACACAAGATACACAACTATTTGTTGTCATATATATGAAATTAATTGAATTTTACCTACTATAACAATAAAGTTGTTAGACCTTACCCACTATAACTGTAAGTtcatattaaaataattaaaccTTACCAACCATCAGGGTGCAGTGCTTCAGCTAGTGATAACTTTGTGTTCATGTGTGGAGGATACCTAGGCAGGTAGGGTAATTCCAACTCGTATTAGAAACATGTGaagaaaataaaaacaacaacaataattatgTTTCAATCCCAAACTCAAGTTGGGGTCGAAAGTTAATGCGACGCGTACCTAGCTGAGCTCGTCCCAGTGATATAGTTGGTATTGTGATGATTATTCATAAAATTACTAATTTTTACGTTGACCGCCAACCTACCATATCCCTCCTCTTTTATTCAAGCATTAGGACCGGAAATGCGAACAAGCTAACACATGTGGGGTTAAACATATACAcgaaaactgttggaaaaataagTCTGGAAATTACACACCACAAGCACTGTAGTAATTGGGTTCGTCCACATGCAGATATCAACAAATCATTTGCAACAGCAAATAATCCAGAGAAAATTGACATCAGTTGGATCCAAGCAAAATCTAGGCAAACCTGCCTTGTGATCCACATTAATTAGG containing:
- the LOC104093495 gene encoding proteasome subunit alpha type-4; its protein translation is MSRRYDSRTTIFSPEGRLYQVEYAMEAIGNAGSAIGILSKDGVVLVGEKKVTSKLLQTSTSSEKMYKIDDHVACAVAGIMSDANILINTARVQAQRYTFAYQEPMPVEQLVQSLCDTKQGYTQFGGLRPFGVSFLFAGWDKNYGFQLYMSDPSGNYGGWKAAAIGANNQAAQSILKQDYKDDITREEAVQLALKVLSKTMDSTSLTSEKLELAEVFLSNGKVKYQACSPETLNAMLVRSGLTQPAAEE